The sequence below is a genomic window from Deltaproteobacteria bacterium.
ACAAAGCAGGCACCAGAGAATTTTCCCCGGGAGACGACATTTACCGGAAAGGGGAGATCTCCGGAGGAACCCTGGCGCTGATTGCCCTGGGCAAGGTCCAGGTGGTCGCGGAAAACGGGTATGTGGTAAGAGAATTGGAGGCCGGTGAAATCGTGGGAGAGGTGGGCACGATCAGCCCGCAAGGCAAACGCACGGTGACACTGAAGGCGGCGGAACCGACCCGGATCCTTGAGTGGCATATCGAGGATATCGAGGGAATGTCGCCTGATCTCATAAAGTGGCTCAAAGACCTGGCATGGAAGCGGATGAAATATTATTCTGAATAAGGTCCCATCGGACAGGAACTTTGGTTTAACGTTCCTTGACCTTCCGGAAAAAAGCTGGTAAGAGGTATATCAGTGGGCGATTAGCTCAGTTGGATAGAGCGTTGGTCTCCGGAACCAGAGGTCGCGCGTTCGAGTCGCGCATCGCCCACCATCCTTTCAAGTTAAGATTATCCGAGGCGTACGATTCTCTCGCCCCCACCACGAATATCCACCCATCCATCCGAAGACACACATGGCCTTAGAAAATAGTATCGGAAGCTATCCCACCTGCCTGGGATAGGATTACCCAGTGCGCCCACTGGAGTAGTTTTTACGCTCCTTAATGGGTCCCAAGCAGGACCCGTTCCGTGTGCGCTTCGTGAAAGGGAGGAGGGTGAGAAGAAAAATCACGGCGGTCAT
It includes:
- a CDS encoding cyclic nucleotide-binding domain-containing protein — protein: MDLDAIRDVVKASELFKDLPQADLEVLMDKAGTREFSPGDDIYRKGEISGGTLALIALGKVQVVAENGYVVRELEAGEIVGEVGTISPQGKRTVTLKAAEPTRILEWHIEDIEGMSPDLIKWLKDLAWKRMKYYSE